A section of the Apodemus sylvaticus chromosome 10, mApoSyl1.1, whole genome shotgun sequence genome encodes:
- the LOC127694126 gene encoding olfactory receptor 1496-like, with translation MIMKNQTVTTQFLLLGLHILPEHQHLFYALFLVMYLTTVLGNLLIIVLVQLDSHLHTPMYLFLSNLSFSDLCFSSVTMPKMLQNMQSQDPSIPYGGCLAQTYFFMVFGDMESFLLTAMAYDRYVAICFPLHYSSIMSLKFCACLLLLLWMLTTSHAMMQTLLAARLFFCENNVILNFFCDIFALLKLACSDTYINDLMILIMGGLFIIIPFLLIVMSYTRIIGSILKVPSTQGIYKVFSTCGSHLSVVSLFYGTIIGLYLCPSANNSTVKETVMAMMYTVVTPMLNPFIYSLRNRDMKRALIRVICSKKISLQ, from the coding sequence ATGATAATGAAAAACCAAACTGTCACCACCCAGTTCCTTCTCCTGGGCTTGCATATCCTGCCGGAGCACCAACACTTGTTCTATGCCTTGTTCCTGGTCATGTACCTCACCACCGTCCTAGGAAACCTCCTAATCATTGTCCTTGTTCAACTGGACTCccatctccacacacccatgtacttgtTTCTCAGCAACTTGTCCTTCTCTGATCTCTGCTTTTCTTCTGTCACAATGCCCAAAATGCTGCAGAATATGCAGAGCCAGGACCCATCCATCCCCTATGGAGGCTGCCTGGCACAAACATACTTCTTCATGGTTTTTGGAGATATGGAGAGCTTCCTTCTTACggccatggcctatgaccgctatgtggccatctgcttccctctgcattATTCCAGCATCATGAGCCTTAAGTTCTGTGCTTGTCTACTACTGCTATTGTGGATGCTTACAACATCCCATGCCATGATGCAAACCCTGCTTGCAGCAAGACTGTTTTTTTGTGAGAACAATGTGATCCTCAACTTTTTCTGTGACATATTTGCTCTCCTAAAGCTGGCCTGCTCAGACACTTATATTAATGATTTGATGATACTTATCATGGGAGGGCTCTTCATTATTATTCCATTCCTGCTCATTGTTATGTCCTATACAAGGATTATCGGATCCATTCTTAAGGTTCCATCAACCCAAGGTATCTACAAGGTTTTCTCCACCTGTGGCTCTCATCTGTCTGTAGTGTCACTGTTCTATGGGACAATTATTGGCCTCTACTTATGTCCATCAGCTAATAATTCCACTGTAAAGGAGACTGTCATGGCCATGATGTACACAGTGGTGACTCCCATGCTGAACCccttcatctacagcctgaggaacagagACATGAAGAGAGCCCTAATAAGAGTCATCTGTAGTAAGAAAATCTCTCTTCAATAG